gaagaaaaagaggGGGAGCCCTCTCAAACCCTAAATCACAGAATCAGAGTGGAATTCAAGATTTAATCTTGTGCATGGAACCAAATACACGATCATCTAGCCCTAACAAACacatggtaagttgtaattttggATTTGATGATGTTTGTATGAATTGGGTTATGATCAAActatgaaattgtatgaaattgtgCATGTAGAGGTGTTAGAATCACCATTTAGATCATGTGTTATGAACAGgttcaagtaatttgatgatttaaagtgAAACCCACAATTATGAATGAAAGTGGCGACATGGGGGTTCTACCCATGTCCAATTCTTGTTTGATGTACTTGTTCCTAACTTGAAATAGGTTATGAGATGTTAGTCTAGGGTTAATTCgatgaatggaatgtgattttgagcACTCTTTTAATGATTGGAATTTAGAAGGAGATAACTATGCCTAAACtagttgtaaactatgcatagtaggttgtatgcacaccaagtgttcgatgaaatgcttaaCTAGTAGTAATAGATGACATTGTGTCCGTGAAGAGTGTAAATTCCTAGCATAATGAGTTGGTTGtgttagtgttagtaaatatgcAAAAAGGAAGGTGTCTTGAGTGAATTTCATGTTTTCAATTATAATAGTCATGTAATTGGTAAAAGATGGCGTCTTAGAGGTCCATGAACCTTGTTGTTGTAAATGATACATATTATGTGATTCATTAGTTTGGTAAACATGAAAGGAATGTGTTGTGAGGGATGACATGTAGAATCTTAATCGAAAGCATTAATGCTAGGACCATGTTGCAACGATTAGTCTAAATGTGAAAAGGTTAGGTGGATAGGATCACAAGTACGTGTGTTGATATTGAATGCTCGGAAGTCAACATGACATGAAAGCCGATTGTTGATGTGATTAAttaccattggcttgtggattaACATTCATGTGTATGTAAATGTTAATGAAGGATAGGCCCTCGGAAATGTGGACTTATACCTTCGGAGTTAGCAAGACAAGGGAAGTGGTACATCAAGTAAGAAGCATGGAGTCTatgaggtaagtgatttccgactCGCTTCTTAGTATACATAAGGATTTCTTGTTTGTAAATGAAGGGAAGCTATGTACGATATGAAATAATTGAAAGCATTAAGATAAGTATTGATATAGATAGTTGAAGGTAGTTTgtgggaccaaacgggtcgaataaataagaataagtAAGCTAACGGTAATAATACGGGTAATGAATAGGGACCCGGGAAAGGAATTTTAGTCTAATACGTAAGGAATCGTTTTACGGATGTTAGGAACAGGTTTCGTgtgaaacggatgcaaaacgaaTAAGTTATGTGAGTTTTAGCATCAATTTGGGGAGCTGAACTGggcaccaccgtagcttacggtgcccaccgtaagttacggtgggtgCTGAACCTGTTTTCTGCCATAAGGCAGTGTATGACTGCCGTAAGCCATTTGAtgaccaccgtaagctacggtagtcaccgtagcttacggtggaggtcagatgCAAATATTAATTTTGTGGATTTCCTTGTTTTTCCTTCGAATTCGGACCCCGTGGAATCATTCCAAGCCTTGTTAAGTTTTTATAATGTTCTTTaaccctaccaaatggcttggtaagttacggATGAGTATGAGATTCATTTTTAAGAATCGAAACATATCCGATAGATATTATGAAAGTGTTTGTGATGTGCATATGGGATCGGGGTATGTAAGCGAGTTGGCGGGGTAATGAATTAAGTACGTGGGTATGTAGGTATGCATGTATTAAttaggattttcatcttttaAGGAGTTGGGTTAGATAAGACGCATGCGTGTTAATTAACCGAATGTTTTTCCGAAAGAGTGAGATTCGGATGAAGGTATGTATGGTTTTAGTATTTACGAGTATTGATGGTACTAACTGAGTTATCTATGAGACTGAAATGAATGTGCAGGAAGGTAAGCGTGGGGCTCTCAGCGATTGGAGGCCCGGTGTAAAGAACGAACTCGGAAGAGCATCTTGATGGAGTAGAACACACAGATAGAATGCTACGATCGTTATTATATATTCATAAATTTTGTATGATGCCATCATTTACTAATGTGTTAGTTGTATATGGTGACCGCAGGCTATTCGGATCATTATATTCATCATGAGGAAGAAGAGCATGAGGATCGAGTTGAAGATCATGGACTGTACGGAAAAGTTGTCACGTGGGTTGTATTCATATGTTATAAATGTTACTTTAACTAAGGATGAACGATGTACATAGTATAGAAGTCGTATAAATCGGTTTTCAAGTATGTTAGAACAGTTATAAAGTAAGAAATTTTAAGActcgtatttccgctgcgtcttttttAAGGTTAAACGTTTTAGGGCGTAACAGTGTTACTTTTTCGTCACTTCTGTAAGTGAACATATAGCacttattttaatatttaaaaactCATTTTAAATCATAATAGTtgctgatatatatatatatagggggctgctagaatgagaaccaccccgagttgtaagaaccgcgagaactacaccctacggagcgccgttcgccatgatttttttttacaagtagatgtgtgtattataaacacagccgtaaaaaatcatggcgaacggcgctccgtggggtgtagttttttacaccacaagtttggtgttttttaattttttttcttttttcttttttttttcaccaaacttgtggtgtaaaaaactacaccccacggagcgccgttcgccatgattttttacggctgtgtttataatacacacatctacttgtaaaaaaaaaatcatggcgaacggcgctccgtggggtgtagttctcgcggttcttacaactcggggtggttctcattctagcggctccctatatatatgggggctgctagaatgagaaccaccccgagttgtaagaaccgcgagaactacaccccacggagcgccgttcgccatgatttttttttacaagtagatgtgtgtattataaacacagccgtaaaaaatcatggcgaacggcgctccgtggggtgtagttttttacaccacaagtttggtgttttttaattttttttcttttttctttttttttcaccaaacttgtggtgtaaaaaactacaccccacggagcgtcgttcgccatgattttttacggctgtgtttataatatacacatctacttgtaaaaaaaaatcatggcgaacggcgctccgtggggtgtagttctcgcggttcttacaactcggggtggttctcattctagcggctccctatatatatatataatatatatatatatatatatatatatatatatatatattatatatacagTGACGTAGAATTGACAGAAATACTAGACTGCATTGAAATTGCATTGCTTGGATACTCACACATTCCAACCATGTTAAGAAGCTTTAATGTGAGTCTTGACTTGAGGCTGCAAGAGTAATGGTTTATGATCCATTGCTTGCATTGGTTACAACCCCACATATTATACCTCAACAACTACAAACTTGATTATAGTATATCTCCATTTTAACTTGAATTTACGTTCTATGCTTTCACGTCAACGTTATGTCAAATCTTGGTTCAATAAGCTATTCCTCTAATTAATTAGAGGTGGGATGTACTCTTTTGTTATTATTACTATCGTTATTggtttaattttaaaaaaatataagctATTTTTGGCTCTTACATTTGGCCTAATGTCGTGTTGTACACActtttttttatttcatattttgttttgtattcaacccgtgtaatacacgggtaaCTAACCTAGTAGTTCTATACATGAATAATAATTGATAAGAATTTAATCGGTatagttaattattattattatttttttattgtttagaaACTTAAAGTAAATGAaactttaaaaaatataaataaaatgtttgattgtatttgttttaaaacttCAGAGGAAGATATAACTAGTAAAAACAAAAGAAAGGAGGTACATTTAGCAATTTCACATCTAAACCCAAAATAAATGTATAAGAGCATCTCTATTTCCAAATAAACAAATTTTGAGCGAAAAATtgatttattgatttatttttagtttttcatAAAAGAATGTTATTGTTCAGTTTTATTGTATTTTAATTTGTTTTagatttttattatataatacaGATAACTAACAAATCGAGTTTTCTAACAATGCAATGCAATATAATCTTAAATTAATAACCTAAATTATATATTAATGTGTTAAATATGTGTTTAACGAATAAATCATGTTTATAAAGCAAAGATATGACCTAAAAGACGGTTAATATTAAGAGCAACTTCGGTTAAGAATGTAAACGAGTCAAACTACTCATGAGCTACTCGAAATTGGCTTCCTAAAAGCTCAAATCGAGCCGAGCTTAAACAAGTTTAAGCATAGACGAGCTTAAATCAAGCTGGAGCTTTAAATTATTGCTTGAAATCACCAAATCTTGAGCTTGAACAATCGTAAGTTAAACGAGCCGGATTTACCTTGTTTACACCACTAAAGAAGATAAATGACTCCTCTGATTAACTAATATAATTATGACCTAAAAAAAGTTGACAAAAAAGGACACGGCTCAATCTGTTTATGTTAAAACGGTAGTCAGATAACAAATTAACCAAACAATAACCGAAAAATGACATAATCATAAAAACAAATTAACCAAAGCATAACCAAAAAATACATAGTCAAACCGAAATAACGAAAGAAATGGTGAACAATGGTTTGTTTaatattatcttttttttttataaccgaTTTTCGGTTCACCTATGGTTACATACATCTACAAAACCAAATTAGCAAAGCTGAACAGAAGCGGTTAGCCGAAACGCTATATTAACGGAAAACTGAACCAAACCATTACATACATCTACAAATTCACACTCCGAACATAGCAGCTGGTGATTAAAGAACCACGAATCCATAATGGCAGATCAAGTGTTACTCATCAAAACGATAAATAAGCAAGAAATATGTCAACTCTGGTAAGCAGCTACTTCAGTTTATGTAAATACCACACTAAACAAAAGTTCAGCCACACGATCATGATCACAATTCATACACAAATTAGCAGTTTCAGTCTTTCAGAAAAAAAGTTGTGGAAATAGAAGTAGCTATACAAAAACTCTAGCTTACAATCATAAATCTTAACCTTAATTCTTGAGAAACTTGAGTGATCTAAACAACATCAATTTCTACTGCGGAAGCACGTGGGGCACGCAAGAGCGTTTTTAACATCCCCGACTCTTGATCCTTCTTAACCTCACTTCTTATGCTCACCTTCTTCAGCTTGGGTGACCTGGCCAAGATAAACTTCAAAAAGTCCATCTCAGGCTCCAAGTTGCTAATATATTCAATCTTCAATTCATTTAGATGCTCCAACCAAACATCTGACAAATGCTCCAACCAAACATCTGAATGATATTTTTCATAATGCTCAGGGTAACGTATCCATTCGCAAATAAAACTGTCTGTATCAATCTGCAGGAAGAGTCGTTATTTTTTTGTGTCAATGTATGTTGGCGTGAGAATAAAAACAAATAGGACAAAATCAGACCTCCACTAATTTACCTCTAGATCAATTTTCTCCAAGTTAGGGGAGTTTTTGATCAAAACAGCAAGAAAAGTCAATCCAAAGCCGTCATGAAAAGACATTTGTGTGAAACAAAAGTATTTAAGGTGGATTAGTGAGGTTGGAAGCTCCTGTGGCACCAAGTCTGGAACAAACCACTTGAACCATATATAGGCCAAAACAATTATCAACTTCCGaaactaaaagaaaaataaataataaataaaaatcattcAGTCATATAAAGGTGGATAAATATTACCGGACTGATCTCACCCAAAACAGTCAGATGTTCAATCACAGGTAAACGCTCAAATAGCTCAATCATGGTGGATTTTTCACGCCCCAGAATATCTTGTTCGAGCATAAGCTGCAACAACTTACTATATTCAGATAAGTTTCGGGTGCCCAAAAGAATGAGTAAGAACATACTTACCAGAGTAAACCTCTTAAGTGATGGAGAAGTAGATAAAAGATGTAGAAGCGTTTTTCTAGAGATCCTTACATAATCCAATGATAAGCTTGTAAGGCCACGAAATCCATTAAATTTGGATTGATGGCCAAGACGACAATAACCGAGATATAGTTCCGTTAAGTGACGCAATGAGAAGACGGAGGAGGGTAAATTATAAAAACTATCACCAGATGCATCAAAATAAAGTCTTAACTTCTTGACAGGATGGTTCTTCGACAAATGACGTATTATTTGATTAAGTTCACGAGAGGGGAAACCAGTTTTTCCAAAGCGGTCAACATCATCTATATAAAGGGAGAACTCGTGTACCGGATCATGTCGCAATGACAGAACTTGGTGTATAGCACGTATAAGTTTACTTGTCTCCATTATTTGCCTTCCATATCGGCCATCAGAAAAATCAAGTTTAGGAATGCTGGTCCATCTGTACCTCCATTCCCTTGAGAGGATACTTGTCCTAGCTGCCTCTTTAATTGGTAtaagacataggatggtttctattATAGTTAGAGGAAGTGCGGTGATTTTATCCAAAGACAATCGTTTAGCTTTAGACAACCGTTCAGATTTCGATAAACGTTTAGATTTCATCTCAGGGTGTTTTTGTTGGATCGATACTGCAAAAAGTAGTCACTGTGAAGGTCAATTTCAGATAAACTTTGTTTACCAACCACACTAACAAAGAAAGTAAGGCAAATAGAACATTTAGAAAAACGTAGAGAAGAGTAACCCAACAATTCAAAGAAAAAGTAAAAGTATATACATTGATTTTCATAtgctcatttatatatatatatatatatatatatatatttagtataataCCAAGCACAACAACAAtgattttcaaatgataaagagTAACTATACATGGCAAAACAGGCGGGTTTGGATTAGAGCGGAtcgttttaaaaaaaatgtcATTTCGACTCTGGGCATAAGTAGATATAGGTCGAAATGGGCCCTTTTAGATAATGTCAATTTGGTGATTTGCTAATAGTAAATTTTATAAACAACAAAATCAAATtcaaataatcatcaacaacGCCAGACAACACATACATCATATATAAACATGCATAACAAATATGTGGTCCTATTTCAACTTCATTTCACTCAAAACATAATCCGTTCGATATACAGAGCAAATTATCAATGGAAAAAGGGACGGAAATGATGGGGAAGAAGAACAATAACCGGTAAAAGCGATTGACGACGACAAAAGTGTGATCAACAGAGCAGCGACTGACCGgtaagaaaaccctaatctggTGAATGAACAGCAGCGGTGAGAATACCCTCAGAAAAAAAAGTAACCACCCCTCACTTGTGAGTTATGTCTTCCCCCATTCTAGCTGGCTATATCAGCCCAGTTACAAAAGATGTTAGAACCCAAAGCCCAAGGCCCAAAATGAATGATAACCCAAAGCCCAAGGCCCAAATCGGTTTTTTTCATTGATTTTTGTTTCATACAAATATTAGTTGTTCAACTGGATTTTTCATAATGATGATTACATGCTGTCGAATGGGTATTTTGTATAATGTTATCAGCAGATGTCCTGCAAGGCTACATGTTATATACTTTAAATTTTATATCTCGATGAGGTTGGTATGTAAAGTGCCCTAAAGTGTCTGATAATGTCAATTTAGTACAAGAAATTTGTATAAATATTGTACGCAATTTTTGGTTCTCTACATGTGTAGGTCTCCCATCTCAATGTGCCGGGGCAATGTGCTAGTTGTATACAATGAGTG
This genomic stretch from Helianthus annuus cultivar XRQ/B chromosome 8, HanXRQr2.0-SUNRISE, whole genome shotgun sequence harbors:
- the LOC110872765 gene encoding F-box/FBD/LRR-repeat protein At1g13570, producing the protein MKSKRLSKSERLSKAKRLSLDKITALPLTIIETILCLIPIKEAARTSILSREWRYRWTSIPKLDFSDGRYGRQIMETSKLIRAIHQVLSLRHDPVHEFSLYIDDVDRFGKTGFPSRELNQIIRHLSKNHPVKKLRLYFDASGDSFYNLPSSVFSLRHLTELYLGYCRLGHQSKFNGFRGLTSLSLDYVRISRKTLLHLLSTSPSLKRFTLLMLEQDILGREKSTMIELFERLPVIEHLTVLGEISPWFVPDLVPQELPTSLIHLKYFCFTQMSFHDGFGLTFLAVLIKNSPNLEKIDLEIDTDSFICEWIRYPEHYEKYHSDVWLEHLSDVWLEHLNELKIEYISNLEPEMDFLKFILARSPKLKKVSIRSEVKKDQESGMLKTLLRAPRASAVEIDVV